TAAGCTTTGGAAAGCTTTCCTCTATAATTTTTGCAACTGCTTTTGCATCCTCGATACATTTTGAATGTGAAATAAAGCATTTGCCGTCATAATCTGTTTTGTTTCGTGCGTGTTCCTTCATCATCTGCGCAATTTCAACAATAACATTGTTCTTGCCTCTGATTTTTTTACGTGGCACAAGATGTCCTTCTTTATCAACATTTAACAAAGGACAAATTTTAAGCATTGTTCCGAACCAACCCGAAGCCTTGGAAATTCTTCCGCCCTTAACGTAAAAGGTAAGGTCTGTTGAGAAAAACCAATGATGCATCTCCAACTTATGCTCTTCAATCCAGTTTTGAAGCTCTTCCATAGTTTTTCCGCTGTCCCTTAAATCTGCCAGAGTATCCATAATAAGTCCATAACCCGAAGACGCGCCCAAAGAGTCTACAATTATAATTTTACGCTCGGGATATTTACTTCTTAACTCCGATGCTGCAATATTTGCAGAATTACAGGAGCCGGAAAGGCCTCCCGATATGCTTACGTGAAGAATATCCTTACCCTGTTCTAAAAACTTTTCAAAATATTCCTGATATTCATCAACATTTATTTGAGATGTACTTGTATCTGCGCCGTTTTCCATAGCCTCATAAAATTTATCATAAGAAATGGTTTTTCCAAAATCATCAAAATAATGTACCGAGTCCAGATAAAAATGAAAATATATATAATTTATATCTCTGCTTTTCAAATGCTCCTCTGATAAATCTACTGTTGAACAACAGCTTAACACATAATTTGACATATGTTTTTTCTCTCCTTTTTCATATTGCACGCATTTCGCCTTGATTTATGAAAAAATTATACCCTGAACCCATTGAAAAAATCCACCTATTTTGGCAAAAACAAATTCTACTATTGTTTTTCTTGTTTGAGAATTAAAAAACGCAACTCTCAGAATTTGAGAATTGCGTTTTTATCGGCCTATACAGTCATTTTTCCTGTTGAAAAATGTCGATACATCAGGTATTAAGTTGTTAATTATAATTTTTAAATTAAATTGTCAATATGCTTATTTAATCTTTTTGATTTTAGTATCACGGTATTTTTTCGGAGAAATTCCTACCTCTTTTGTAAATACCTTTGTAAAATAGCTCTGGTCCTCAAAGCCGCAAAGACCTGCAATATCAATAAGACTTATGCTGCTGTCCTTTAAAAGCTGTTTGCTTTTTTCTATTCTTACGCTGTTTATATAATTGCTCAGTGTCTGATTTGTTTCCTCTTTAAATATTTTCGAAAGATATGTACGGCTTAAGAAAACCTTACTTGAAATTTCTTCTAAAGTAAGCTTTCTGTCATAATTCCGTTTAACAAAATCCATTACCTTATAAACAGTATTAGAATGTTTGATTTGTGTAAAATCAAAGGTGTAATTTATAAAGCGGTGCATAATCTGAGTTATCCAGGCGCTCAGCTCTTCAATGTTGGAAATTTTCTCTATCTCTTTTATGTAGTTTGTATTAAACTGCAAAATTTCATTTATATCTGCCCCTGCATCAATGGTTGCCCTTGACATAAGCACTATAAGCTCTAAAAGACGGGCTTTGATAAGCTCTACATCATAAGCGCTTGAGAAATATATCTGACCTAAAATTTCGTTTAAAAGCTGTTGAGCTCCTGCCTTATCCTTACTTTTTATCAGTTGCTCCAATCTGTTTTCTCCGTCAATCAAAACCCTTGTATCCTGCTCAAGCTTTTCAGCTTGCTCATATAAGGTGTTGAGCAGTTTTTCCTG
The genomic region above belongs to Oscillospiraceae bacterium and contains:
- a CDS encoding AraC family transcriptional regulator codes for the protein MKDELFEKCKKYAKHIEGLCQVPCFIMDTHSQSIEYKDFIFCDICKNDKCQMKNAHLYGCSEAYRWDGRYIYYCPLALVFVAACVYGENGEMSAGLVCGPIVMDNADDFLSAPELFQYRESFEKISVFSTKRVNDLAELMYSTALYLSDSPQSSLKAQVYSQEKLLNTLYEQAEKLEQDTRVLIDGENRLEQLIKSKDKAGAQQLLNEILGQIYFSSAYDVELIKARLLELIVLMSRATIDAGADINEILQFNTNYIKEIEKISNIEELSAWITQIMHRFINYTFDFTQIKHSNTVYKVMDFVKRNYDRKLTLEEISSKVFLSRTYLSKIFKEETNQTLSNYINSVRIEKSKQLLKDSSISLIDIAGLCGFEDQSYFTKVFTKEVGISPKKYRDTKIKKIK
- a CDS encoding DegV family protein — encoded protein: MSNYVLSCCSTVDLSEEHLKSRDINYIYFHFYLDSVHYFDDFGKTISYDKFYEAMENGADTSTSQINVDEYQEYFEKFLEQGKDILHVSISGGLSGSCNSANIAASELRSKYPERKIIIVDSLGASSGYGLIMDTLADLRDSGKTMEELQNWIEEHKLEMHHWFFSTDLTFYVKGGRISKASGWFGTMLKICPLLNVDKEGHLVPRKKIRGKNNVIVEIAQMMKEHARNKTDYDGKCFISHSKCIEDAKAVAKIIEESFPKLNGKVLINSIGTTIGSHSGPGTVAVFFWGDKRND